The following proteins come from a genomic window of Synechococcus sp. NB0720_010:
- a CDS encoding DUF3721 domain-containing protein, producing the protein MISPVPQRCTIVTVLLSATLLLPQASWAHSKGLYSTRSEAEQRAKQLGCDGVHDNNGRWMPCSNEAMLHKELREE; encoded by the coding sequence GTGATCAGCCCAGTCCCCCAGCGCTGCACCATTGTCACAGTGCTGCTCAGCGCCACACTGCTACTTCCTCAAGCCAGCTGGGCCCACTCCAAGGGGCTCTACTCGACCCGATCCGAGGCCGAGCAACGGGCCAAGCAGCTCGGCTGTGATGGGGTGCACGACAACAACGGCCGCTGGATGCCCTGCAGCAACGAAGCGATGCTGCACAAGGAACTGCGCGAGGAGTGA
- a CDS encoding DUF305 domain-containing protein, which yields MRRLLPLVAFASLWLPAVSVAQPAMDHSGHDHNHDHHQRQPSQQPHHGHDHSVGPAGSTYDLRWIDAMVQHHIGALRMSEFVFNIGSPGVGALANGIWNEQSNEIKAMGQWRKAWYPQAPVYPVMLPPGGNPNSLEALRRMSAAQITAMQMSGSAPSPETRVNWFLEGMIQHHGGALEMAHDALDKSTNPTILRLARQIIVTQRREIIELRRMLRRDGLNKPAYYKYDALFSL from the coding sequence TTGCGTCGCCTTCTTCCTCTGGTTGCCTTTGCCTCCCTCTGGCTACCGGCCGTGTCCGTGGCACAGCCGGCGATGGATCACTCAGGTCACGATCACAACCACGACCACCATCAACGGCAACCGAGCCAACAGCCGCACCATGGGCATGACCATTCGGTGGGCCCTGCAGGCAGCACCTACGACCTGCGCTGGATCGACGCCATGGTGCAGCACCACATCGGTGCGCTGCGCATGAGTGAATTCGTATTCAACATTGGTTCACCGGGCGTGGGAGCCCTGGCCAACGGCATCTGGAATGAGCAGAGCAATGAGATCAAGGCGATGGGGCAGTGGCGCAAAGCCTGGTATCCCCAGGCTCCGGTGTATCCAGTGATGCTGCCTCCCGGTGGCAATCCCAACAGCCTGGAAGCCCTGCGGCGGATGAGCGCCGCACAGATCACGGCGATGCAGATGAGCGGATCGGCCCCCAGCCCTGAAACCCGGGTGAACTGGTTTCTTGAGGGCATGATTCAGCACCACGGCGGTGCACTGGAGATGGCGCACGACGCCCTGGATAAATCCACCAACCCCACAATCCTGCGGCTGGCGCGCCAGATCATCGTGACCCAGCGCCGCGAAATCATCGAGCTGCGCCGCATGCTTCGGCGTGACGGTCTCAACAAACCGGCTTACTACAAGTACGACGCTCTGTTTTCACTGTGA
- a CDS encoding MerR family transcriptional regulator, with protein sequence MTASDALLKIGAVAERSGVSVKTIRFYCDQGLLQPVARSDGRYRLFDDSVFAELALIRRLRAMDLPLATVGTVLGARRSGNCTCNDLQATIRGKLTEIQQRVHELQSLEAELNTMLNTWERCGGR encoded by the coding sequence GTGACGGCTTCGGATGCGTTGCTCAAGATCGGTGCGGTGGCGGAGCGCAGTGGCGTTTCGGTGAAAACGATCCGCTTCTACTGCGACCAGGGCCTGCTCCAGCCGGTGGCGCGCTCTGATGGGCGCTACCGCCTGTTCGACGACTCGGTGTTTGCCGAGCTGGCCTTGATCCGCCGTCTGCGGGCCATGGATCTACCGCTGGCGACGGTTGGCACTGTGCTGGGTGCACGGCGATCCGGGAATTGCACCTGCAACGATCTCCAGGCCACGATCCGCGGCAAGCTCACCGAGATTCAGCAGCGCGTCCACGAACTACAGAGCCTGGAAGCCGAACTCAACACGATGCTGAACACCTGGGAGCGCTGCGGCGGCCGTTGA